The following are encoded together in the Halopseudomonas salegens genome:
- the uvrD gene encoding DNA helicase II → MDISHLLDSLNEAQRQAVSASPGQQLVLAGAGSGKTRVLVQRIAWLVEVEQASPWSILAVTFTNKAAHEMRQRIEQLLGISPRGMWIGTFHGLAHRLLRAHWQEAGLVEQFQILDSDDQFRLVKRVVRELGLDENQWAPRQAQWWINGQKDEGLRPQHIQPSGDLYLTTMVRIYQAYEEACARAGSVDFAELLLRSLELWRDNHALREQYQARFRHMLVDEFQDTNAVQYAWLRLIAGKSPSLMVVGDDDQSIYGWRGAKIENIHQFQRDYPNAEMIRLEQNYRSTTTILSAANALIDNNAGRLGKELWTDGSEGEPISLYAGFNEQDEARFIVDRIEQAVGEGMARSEMAILYRSNAQSRVLEEALLRAGVPYRIYGGQRFFERAEIKNAMAYMRMVGNRDDDGALERIINLPTRGIGDKTVEALRQQARERGTSIWQAACDLIDLKALPGRAANAVQGFLQLIEELAERTEGLPLHSRVQQVVEQSGLLRFHENEKGDKGQVRVENLEELVSAARAFENDQAELEAEGDVLIAFLAHASLEAGDTQADQYEDSVQLMTLHSAKGLEFPLVFLAGVEEGLFPHKMSLEEPGRLEEERRLAYVGITRAMQQLVITWAETRRLYGSETFNKVSRFVREIPSELIREVRLGNQVSRPFGPRHNMFQAEATESTGFALGQRVLHSLFGEGVVLNYEGQGAQARIQVNFDGEGSKWLMVAYAKLEAL, encoded by the coding sequence ATGGATATTTCGCATCTGCTCGACTCACTCAATGAAGCCCAGCGCCAGGCGGTCAGTGCCAGCCCGGGTCAACAACTGGTGCTGGCTGGCGCCGGTTCCGGTAAAACCCGCGTGCTGGTTCAGCGTATTGCCTGGCTGGTCGAGGTCGAACAGGCTTCGCCCTGGAGCATTCTTGCGGTCACCTTTACCAACAAGGCGGCGCATGAGATGCGCCAGCGTATCGAACAGCTGCTGGGCATTTCGCCCCGCGGCATGTGGATCGGTACCTTTCACGGTCTGGCGCACCGCCTGCTGCGCGCCCACTGGCAGGAAGCCGGACTGGTTGAGCAGTTCCAGATTCTCGACAGTGATGACCAGTTCCGGCTGGTCAAGCGGGTGGTTCGTGAACTCGGTCTGGACGAGAATCAGTGGGCGCCGCGTCAGGCCCAGTGGTGGATCAACGGCCAGAAAGACGAAGGCCTGCGGCCCCAGCATATCCAGCCGTCGGGTGATCTCTACCTGACTACCATGGTGCGCATCTACCAGGCCTATGAAGAAGCCTGCGCGCGCGCCGGCTCGGTGGACTTTGCCGAACTGCTGTTGCGTTCGCTGGAACTCTGGCGCGATAACCATGCCCTGCGGGAACAGTATCAGGCGCGTTTCCGGCATATGCTGGTCGACGAATTCCAGGACACCAACGCTGTGCAGTATGCCTGGCTGCGGCTGATCGCCGGCAAGAGCCCGAGCCTGATGGTGGTGGGTGATGATGACCAGTCGATTTACGGCTGGCGCGGCGCCAAGATCGAGAATATTCATCAGTTCCAGCGGGATTATCCCAACGCCGAAATGATCCGTCTGGAGCAGAACTACCGCTCCACCACCACTATCCTCAGCGCCGCCAACGCGCTGATCGACAACAATGCCGGACGTCTGGGCAAAGAGTTATGGACTGACGGCAGCGAGGGCGAGCCGATTTCCCTGTATGCCGGCTTCAATGAACAGGACGAAGCGCGTTTTATCGTTGATCGCATCGAGCAGGCGGTGGGCGAAGGCATGGCGCGCAGTGAAATGGCCATTCTCTACCGCTCCAACGCCCAGTCGCGGGTACTGGAAGAAGCCCTGTTGCGCGCCGGTGTGCCCTATCGCATCTACGGCGGCCAACGCTTTTTCGAGCGGGCGGAAATCAAGAACGCCATGGCCTATATGCGCATGGTCGGCAACCGCGATGACGATGGCGCCCTGGAGCGCATCATCAACCTGCCGACCCGGGGCATCGGTGACAAGACCGTCGAAGCCCTGCGCCAGCAGGCACGGGAGCGCGGCACCTCGATCTGGCAGGCGGCCTGCGACCTGATCGACCTCAAGGCACTGCCGGGCCGTGCCGCCAACGCCGTGCAGGGCTTTCTGCAGCTGATCGAGGAACTGGCCGAGCGTACCGAGGGTTTACCCCTGCACAGCCGGGTACAGCAGGTGGTCGAGCAAAGCGGCCTGCTGCGCTTTCATGAAAATGAAAAGGGCGACAAAGGCCAGGTACGGGTGGAAAACCTCGAAGAGCTGGTGTCCGCCGCACGCGCCTTTGAAAACGATCAGGCGGAGCTGGAAGCGGAGGGCGACGTGCTGATTGCCTTCCTCGCCCATGCCTCGCTGGAAGCCGGCGATACCCAGGCTGATCAATATGAAGACAGTGTGCAACTGATGACCCTGCACAGTGCCAAGGGGCTGGAATTTCCGCTGGTGTTCCTGGCGGGTGTCGAAGAAGGCCTGTTCCCGCACAAGATGAGTCTGGAAGAGCCGGGCCGGCTGGAAGAAGAGCGCCGCCTGGCCTATGTCGGTATCACCCGCGCCATGCAGCAACTGGTGATTACCTGGGCCGAAACCCGCCGCCTGTACGGTAGCGAAACCTTCAACAAGGTCTCGCGCTTTGTGCGCGAAATACCCAGCGAACTGATCCGCGAAGTGCGCCTGGGCAACCAGGTCAGCCGCCCCTTCGGTCCCCGTCACAACATGTTCCAGGCGGAAGCCACTGAAAGTACCGGTTTTGCCCTGGGTCAGCGGGTATTGCACAGCCTGTTTGGTGAAGGTGTGGTACTGAATTACGAAGGCCAGGGCGCACAAGCCCGCATTCAGGTCAATTTTGATGGCGAAGGCAGCAAGTGGCTGATGGTTGCCTATGCCAAGCTTGAGGCGCTCTAG
- the zwf gene encoding glucose-6-phosphate dehydrogenase produces the protein MATQPGIACDIVVFGGTGDLALRKLLPALYYLHREGHLHADTRILALARRNESNQGYRHWVRRQVSQYLAPGDFSDTVWSGFAERLDYLSLDVSQRVEFPRLARQLGQQPGRVRVFYLATLPNLFAATARHLASVGLADEQARIVLEKPLGESLPTAARINDEIGEYFSESRVFRIDHYLGKEAVQNLLALRFGNALFEPLWRNAHIEHVQISVLETVGVENRGDYYDRAGAMRDMVQNHLLQLLCLVAMEAPVHFEPEAVRNEKLKILEALRPITGMDVQDVTVRGQYAAGKRAGEELPAYYFEKSVDHDSNTETFVALKVEIDNWRWAGVPFYLRTGKRLAQRKSEIIIQFKSVPHRLFAQGHETPTENRLVIRLQPDESIRLSLMAKSPGRGMTLQPVDLDLNFAKAFKKRRWDAYERLLLDVIQGDATLFMRRDEIEAAWRWIDPILTGWQDCYRSPKPYASGSWGPDAANSLVERLGHQWFETDA, from the coding sequence ATGGCGACGCAACCAGGAATCGCGTGCGATATCGTGGTCTTTGGCGGTACCGGGGACCTGGCCTTGCGCAAATTGCTGCCTGCCCTTTACTACCTGCACCGTGAAGGCCACCTGCATGCCGACACGCGCATACTGGCGCTGGCCCGGCGTAACGAGAGCAACCAGGGCTATCGTCACTGGGTGCGGCGCCAGGTCAGCCAGTATCTGGCGCCCGGCGATTTCAGCGACACCGTCTGGTCCGGCTTTGCCGAACGGCTGGATTACCTCAGTCTGGATGTCAGTCAGCGGGTCGAGTTTCCCCGTCTGGCCAGGCAGCTGGGTCAGCAACCCGGACGAGTGCGGGTGTTCTATCTGGCTACCTTGCCCAACCTGTTTGCCGCTACCGCCCGACACCTGGCTTCGGTGGGTCTGGCAGACGAACAGGCACGCATCGTACTGGAAAAACCTTTGGGTGAGAGCCTGCCCACGGCTGCCCGGATCAACGATGAGATCGGTGAGTATTTCAGTGAGTCGCGGGTCTTTCGTATCGATCACTACCTCGGCAAGGAGGCGGTGCAGAACCTGCTGGCACTGCGTTTTGGCAATGCATTGTTCGAGCCCTTATGGCGCAATGCGCATATCGAACATGTACAGATCAGTGTGCTGGAAACTGTTGGTGTGGAAAACCGCGGGGATTATTACGATCGGGCCGGCGCCATGCGCGATATGGTCCAGAACCACCTGCTGCAATTACTCTGTCTGGTCGCCATGGAAGCCCCGGTGCACTTTGAGCCCGAGGCTGTGCGAAACGAGAAGCTGAAGATTCTGGAGGCTCTGCGACCGATAACCGGCATGGACGTGCAGGATGTCACCGTGCGTGGTCAATATGCGGCTGGCAAGCGTGCCGGTGAAGAGTTGCCGGCCTATTATTTCGAGAAAAGTGTCGACCACGACAGCAACACCGAAACCTTTGTCGCGCTCAAGGTCGAGATCGACAACTGGCGCTGGGCTGGCGTGCCCTTCTATTTGCGCACCGGCAAGCGCCTCGCGCAACGAAAATCCGAGATCATCATCCAGTTCAAATCGGTGCCGCACCGGCTGTTTGCCCAGGGACATGAAACGCCGACCGAAAACCGCCTGGTGATCCGCTTGCAACCGGATGAGAGTATTCGTCTGTCACTGATGGCAAAGAGTCCCGGACGCGGGATGACGCTGCAGCCGGTTGACCTTGATCTCAACTTTGCCAAGGCGTTCAAGAAGCGTCGCTGGGATGCCTACGAGCGTTTGCTGCTGGATGTGATTCAGGGCGATGCCACGCTCTTCATGCGGCGTGACGAGATCGAGGCTGCCTGGCGCTGGATTGATCCGATCCTGACCGGTTGGCAGGACTGTTATCGTTCACCCAAGCCCTATGCCTCGGGTAGCTGGGGGCCTGACGCAGCGAACAGTCTGGTCGAACGCCTGGGGCACCAATGGTTTGAGACAGACGCCTGA
- the hexR gene encoding transcriptional regulator HexR: MNLLQHIAASRPVLRKSELKVADYVLAQAAQVMHSSMADLSQQVGVSEPTIVRFCRAIGCSGFQDLKLKLAQNLAAGASFGQFSISEDDDVEELSQKIFDTTLATLMDVRERLDPAAMELAIAALARARRVEFYGFGASGAVASDAQHKFFRLQVSTAAYSDPHMQAMSAVTLGPDDVAVAISQTGRTKDLLHSASLVGETGATLISLCPSQTPLAELAGIHIPIDVPEDTDIYTPLSSRIAHLVVIDVLAMGMAMRRGPELVNHLKNVKRSLRSLRLSQKVSQRNADIAD; the protein is encoded by the coding sequence GTGAATCTACTTCAACACATCGCCGCCAGTCGCCCTGTCTTGCGCAAATCCGAGCTCAAAGTAGCCGACTATGTGCTCGCCCAGGCCGCGCAGGTCATGCATTCGTCCATGGCCGACCTGTCCCAGCAGGTAGGGGTCAGTGAACCGACCATCGTGCGTTTCTGTCGTGCCATCGGTTGCAGTGGCTTTCAGGACCTGAAACTGAAACTGGCCCAGAATCTCGCCGCCGGCGCCAGCTTTGGCCAGTTTTCCATCAGTGAAGATGATGATGTTGAAGAACTGTCGCAAAAGATCTTCGACACCACCCTGGCAACGCTGATGGATGTACGTGAACGCCTGGATCCCGCCGCGATGGAACTGGCGATTGCCGCCCTGGCGCGCGCACGGCGGGTCGAATTCTACGGATTTGGTGCCTCTGGCGCAGTGGCCAGCGATGCCCAGCACAAGTTCTTCCGCTTGCAGGTTTCAACGGCTGCCTATTCCGACCCGCATATGCAGGCCATGTCCGCAGTCACCCTGGGGCCGGATGATGTCGCGGTCGCCATCTCGCAAACCGGACGGACCAAGGACCTGTTGCATTCTGCGAGCCTGGTCGGCGAAACCGGCGCTACGCTGATCAGCCTGTGCCCGAGCCAGACACCGCTGGCCGAGCTGGCCGGCATTCACATTCCCATCGACGTACCCGAAGATACCGACATCTACACACCGCTGTCGTCACGTATCGCCCATCTGGTGGTGATCGATGTGCTGGCTATGGGCATGGCCATGCGCCGTGGGCCGGAGCTGGTCAATCACCTGAAGAACGTCAAGCGCAGCCTGCGCAGTTTGCGACTGTCGCAAAAAGTCAGCCAGCGCAATGCAGATATTGCTGATTGA
- a CDS encoding GGDEF domain-containing phosphodiesterase, with product MTSNDLRATSSRVQTRQLDLLYAYSRLPQWLILLSAVGVVLVMWPHAPHNLLLGWLAVISSLALLRAVLVRHYRDSTPGQRQQRRWYAFFYLGNLASGFSLAFVHIYIVPLDNFELQAVTYALASGIALCVSIIYATQFVAFLSFTLPAWLPPTLYLLWQDDQTSPYWGVMGITLFGCILLAAAFLNRTATAIITANERNKDLVLGLDEAKQQSEELNRQLTREINHRRLAERELRQSHEALEQRVADRTAALQATSERLEASEARLNLAIEASQLGLWDWNLDTDEVYHSHLEEIFGLSGEAVTRMLDHLTPLVHPDDRELVRSTLIQHMQGSSKAYRIEYRVRHADGHWVWVEDSGRAVEWDARGRVTRMIGTRRDVSERLAREQQAQLAATVFDATAEGIFILDPGFHILTVNQAFSFITGYAADDLCGSPMHQLSEDPDRNRFYQHLKSTLDSEDRWQGELMEQRRSGERYPQWLQLTVVRNPQGQITHYVGFFSDQTSHRQTEQRLQYLANFDPLTQLANRNLFTQQLEEAVSRARQFKQDVALLHVDLDRFKHINDTLGHHIADNLLRQVAQRLVETAGDSAATARLSADEFVLIVEGNLQRSELSQLAEHLLQNLRRPVNLEGHELVVSASVGISLFPHTARDGLLLITQANQAMQHAKYLGGDGYQFYSDNLQTHGIERLQLENQLRKALDDAQLVVYYQPKQDLPGGALRSAEALVRWQHPQHGLLAPAAFIELAEETGMIVRLGEQVLQQACAQASQWYQNGQPMQIAVNLSVQQLRQRGFAEQVAAVLLATELPAHYLQLELTESMLLEQLDVVEQNIAALRALGVSLAIDDFGTGYSSLAYLKRFPIDTLKIDRTFIAGLQQGAQDAAIVRAIIVMGHSLGLQVVAEGVEDEAQRQLLRDYQCDQLQGYLIGRPMPANELTPHLARELPIDSL from the coding sequence ATGACCTCTAACGATTTACGTGCCACCAGCAGCCGGGTGCAGACCCGCCAGTTGGACCTGCTCTATGCCTACTCGCGCCTGCCACAATGGCTAATCCTGCTGAGTGCCGTCGGTGTGGTTCTGGTCATGTGGCCGCATGCCCCGCATAACCTGCTGCTCGGCTGGTTGGCTGTCATAAGCAGCCTGGCCCTGCTGCGTGCGGTGCTGGTTCGTCATTACCGTGACAGCACTCCGGGACAACGGCAACAACGACGCTGGTATGCTTTTTTCTACCTCGGCAATCTGGCTTCCGGATTCAGCCTGGCCTTTGTGCATATCTATATTGTCCCGCTGGATAATTTTGAATTGCAGGCCGTTACCTATGCTCTGGCCAGCGGTATCGCCCTCTGCGTCAGCATCATTTATGCAACGCAGTTTGTCGCCTTTCTCAGTTTTACCCTGCCAGCCTGGCTGCCACCCACCCTGTATCTGCTCTGGCAAGATGATCAGACCAGTCCCTATTGGGGGGTGATGGGCATTACCCTGTTCGGCTGCATATTGCTTGCAGCCGCCTTTCTCAATCGCACCGCAACAGCGATTATTACCGCGAATGAACGCAACAAGGATCTGGTTCTCGGGCTGGATGAAGCCAAGCAGCAATCGGAAGAACTGAACCGGCAACTGACCCGGGAAATCAATCATCGCCGCCTGGCTGAACGCGAGTTGCGCCAGAGTCACGAAGCGCTGGAACAACGGGTGGCTGATCGCACTGCGGCCCTGCAAGCTACCAGCGAGCGGCTGGAAGCCAGCGAAGCGAGGCTTAACCTGGCCATCGAAGCCAGCCAGCTGGGGCTGTGGGACTGGAATCTGGATACCGATGAGGTCTACCACTCGCATCTGGAAGAAATTTTCGGTTTATCCGGCGAGGCGGTGACCCGCATGCTGGACCACCTCACTCCGCTGGTTCATCCGGATGACCGGGAGCTGGTGCGCTCGACCCTGATACAGCACATGCAGGGCAGCAGCAAGGCCTACCGGATTGAGTATCGGGTACGCCATGCTGACGGCCATTGGGTATGGGTGGAAGACAGTGGGCGGGCCGTTGAGTGGGATGCCCGGGGTCGGGTCACCCGGATGATCGGCACCCGCCGTGATGTCAGTGAACGATTGGCCCGGGAGCAGCAGGCGCAGCTGGCCGCGACCGTGTTTGATGCCACTGCCGAGGGTATTTTCATACTCGACCCAGGGTTCCACATTCTTACCGTCAATCAGGCTTTCAGCTTTATCACCGGCTATGCTGCCGATGATCTCTGCGGCAGCCCGATGCATCAGCTGAGTGAAGACCCGGATCGCAATCGCTTTTACCAACACCTGAAAAGCACCCTGGATTCGGAAGACCGCTGGCAGGGTGAGCTGATGGAGCAACGCCGCAGCGGCGAGCGCTATCCGCAGTGGTTGCAACTGACCGTTGTGCGCAACCCGCAGGGACAGATTACCCATTACGTCGGTTTTTTCAGTGACCAGACCAGCCACCGGCAAACCGAACAGCGGCTGCAGTACCTGGCCAATTTCGATCCGCTGACCCAGTTGGCCAACCGCAACCTGTTCACCCAACAACTGGAAGAGGCCGTCAGCCGGGCCCGACAGTTCAAGCAGGATGTTGCCCTGTTGCATGTGGATCTGGATCGCTTCAAGCACATCAACGATACCCTCGGCCATCATATTGCCGACAACCTGCTGCGCCAGGTTGCCCAGCGGCTGGTGGAAACCGCCGGTGACAGCGCTGCAACCGCGCGCCTGTCAGCTGATGAGTTCGTGCTGATTGTCGAAGGCAACCTGCAACGCAGCGAGCTGAGCCAGCTGGCCGAGCACCTGCTGCAAAATCTGCGCCGCCCGGTGAATCTGGAAGGCCATGAACTGGTTGTCAGTGCTTCCGTAGGCATCAGCCTGTTCCCGCATACTGCGCGCGACGGGTTGCTGTTGATTACCCAGGCCAACCAGGCCATGCAGCATGCCAAGTACCTTGGTGGCGACGGCTATCAGTTCTACTCGGACAATTTGCAAACCCATGGCATCGAGCGCCTGCAGCTGGAAAACCAGCTACGCAAGGCGCTGGATGACGCCCAACTGGTGGTCTATTACCAACCCAAGCAGGACTTGCCGGGAGGTGCTCTGCGCTCGGCCGAAGCACTGGTGCGCTGGCAACATCCTCAGCACGGGTTGCTGGCTCCTGCGGCGTTTATCGAGCTGGCGGAAGAAACCGGAATGATCGTGCGTCTCGGCGAACAGGTGCTTCAGCAGGCCTGCGCTCAGGCCAGCCAGTGGTATCAGAATGGCCAGCCGATGCAGATCGCGGTCAATCTCTCGGTACAGCAACTGCGCCAGCGCGGCTTTGCCGAACAGGTTGCTGCGGTTCTGCTGGCCACCGAGCTACCAGCCCACTACCTGCAGCTGGAGTTGACCGAAAGTATGCTCCTGGAGCAACTCGATGTGGTCGAGCAGAATATTGCCGCGCTGAGAGCACTGGGTGTCAGCCTGGCAATCGACGACTTCGGCACCGGTTACTCCTCACTGGCCTACCTCAAACGCTTTCCGATCGATACGCTGAAAATTGACCGCACCTTTATCGCCGGGTTGCAGCAAGGCGCCCAGGATGCCGCCATTGTGCGCGCCATCATCGTCATGGGGCACAGCCTGGGTTTGCAGGTGGTTGCTGAAGGGGTCGAGGACGAGGCGCAGCGGCAATTACTGCGTGATTACCAATGCGATCAGTTGCAGGGCTATCTGATCGGACGCCCCATGCCGGCCAATGAACTGACCCCGCATCTGGCCCGGGAATTACCCATCGACAGCCTGTAA
- a CDS encoding TRAP transporter substrate-binding protein has protein sequence MKRRELLTAAGLGLGAAALSGCRSDEPAVAGEGQAQQRFRWRMVTSWPKNFPGLGTTAEYFADLVNQLSGGRLQVQLFAAGELVPALEVFDAVAGGTAELGHSAAYYWRGKTSAASFFTAVPFGLNAQEMNAWLYNAGGLELWQRAYADFGVMPLPCGNTGVQMAGWFNREINSLDDLRGLKMRIPGFGGEVMSRAGVTTVSIPGSEMFTALQTGVIDATEWVSPYNDLAFGLHQAGKYYYYPGWQEPCAVLELTINQQAFEQLPSDLQEVVRAAARATNQAMLDEYTLRNAEALDTLVNQHQVQLRKLPDDVLTRLHELSIDVLEETADSSELNREIWDSMEAFRKKVWPSQQLGEQAMYALRD, from the coding sequence ATGAAAAGACGTGAACTACTGACCGCCGCTGGACTGGGCTTGGGTGCGGCGGCCCTTAGCGGTTGCCGCAGTGATGAGCCGGCAGTAGCAGGCGAGGGCCAGGCACAACAGCGTTTTCGCTGGCGCATGGTCACGTCCTGGCCAAAGAATTTCCCCGGCCTGGGCACCACGGCCGAGTACTTTGCCGACCTGGTCAACCAGCTCTCTGGCGGTCGTCTGCAGGTGCAGCTGTTTGCCGCCGGTGAACTGGTGCCCGCACTGGAAGTCTTTGATGCCGTCGCCGGCGGCACTGCCGAGTTGGGGCACAGTGCAGCCTACTACTGGCGTGGTAAAACCTCCGCCGCCTCCTTTTTTACCGCCGTGCCCTTCGGCCTGAATGCCCAGGAAATGAATGCCTGGCTGTATAACGCGGGTGGTCTGGAGCTCTGGCAGCGCGCTTATGCCGATTTTGGCGTCATGCCCTTGCCCTGCGGCAACACCGGGGTGCAGATGGCCGGCTGGTTCAATCGTGAAATCAACAGCCTGGATGACCTGCGCGGGCTGAAAATGCGCATCCCGGGTTTTGGCGGTGAGGTCATGTCACGCGCCGGTGTTACCACCGTGAGCATTCCCGGCAGTGAAATGTTTACCGCGCTGCAAACCGGGGTTATCGATGCCACCGAATGGGTCAGCCCCTACAACGACCTGGCCTTTGGTCTGCACCAGGCGGGCAAATATTATTATTACCCCGGCTGGCAGGAGCCCTGTGCGGTACTGGAACTGACCATCAACCAGCAAGCTTTCGAGCAACTGCCAAGTGATTTGCAGGAAGTTGTCCGTGCTGCCGCCCGAGCGACCAACCAGGCCATGCTCGACGAATATACCCTGCGCAATGCCGAAGCGCTGGATACATTGGTTAACCAGCATCAGGTCCAATTGCGCAAACTCCCGGATGATGTGCTGACTCGCCTGCACGAACTCTCTATCGATGTGCTGGAAGAAACCGCTGACAGCAGCGAACTCAACCGCGAAATCTGGGACTCGATGGAAGCTTTCCGCAAAAAGGTCTGGCCGAGTCAGCAGTTGGGTGAGCAAGCGATGTATGCCTTGCGCGATTAA